The genomic segment CAACAACGCCGCCGACGCCAGCCCGGGTCTGGTCAGGCTGCGACTGGAACTGCGGGATGCGGAACTGGCCTTCCTGGTCCAGGACAGGGGAGCCGGCTTCAGCGCCGAAGCCCTGCGCCTGGCCGGGCACGCACCTTACAGCAGCAAGGCCCATGGCATGGGCCTGGGCCTGTTCCTGGCCCGGGCCACCGCCGAACGGCTGGGAGGCCGGTTGGAATTGCGCAATCGGGAAAAGGGCGCCGAAGCCTGCCTCTGCCTGCCCCTGTCCAGCCTGCTGACGACGCCATGAATCCACGTCTGTTGTTGGTGGACGACGACCCCACCTTCACCCGCATCGCGGCCCGGGCCCTGGAGCGGCGAGGCTTCGAGGTCGTGGTGGCCAATGATGCCGAAACTGCCCTGAGCCTGGCCCATCCGGGCGTCGATTATGCGGTGGTAGACTTGGTGATCGGCACCGACTCGGGCCTGGCCCTGGTGCCCCGGCTCAAGGCCGCCCTGCCCCAGTTGCGCATCGTGGTGCTGACCGGCTACGCCAGCATCGCCACGGCGGTGGAAGCCATCAAACTGGGGGCCGACAACTACCTGACCAAGCCGGCGGAAGCGGACGCCATCGTCGCCGCCCTCCAGGGCAAGGCGCCTAACCCGAATCAGCCGCCCAGCACCGAGCCCCTCTCGGTGGCCCGACTGGAGTGGGAGCACATCCAGCGGGTGCTGGCGGAACATGAAGGCAACATCTCCGCCACCGCCCGCGCCCTGAAAATGCACCGGCGCACCCTGCAACGCAAGCTGTTGAAACGGCCGGTGAAGGAGTGAGACGGCCGCTTAGGTGGTCTTGATCACTGCACGGCTCTATCACCAATCACCCAGCGACTCATGATTTCATTGGGTAAAACCGGAGTCTGCTATATTTACCCAATAGAAATTAATATTATTGGGTAATCTTTATGACCACGGCAGCGCTCTATCGGGAACACGAGTTGGCCTTTCGCACACAGTATGCAGAACTCAAGGAGCGAGTGGCGGTTACTGGCAAGCTGCTGCCCGGTACCCCCGGGACCCTGACCCTGCGAACAGGAACTGGCCATCCGTACTGGTATCGGGTCTTCTACCCGGTGCCCGGCAAGCAAGCGGAGACACTGGTCTGTAAGGACGGGCAGACCGAAAACCTGCAAACCATGAGGGATCAGATCTCCTTCAGTGAATGGGTTGCGACCCAGGTGATTGCCCTGCGCAAGCTCGGCTTCCAGGTGGGGGACAAGTCCGTGGCCCGGGTGCTGGTCGAGTTACACAACCGGGGAGCATTTGAAGCCGGACTGGTGCTCGTCGGAACCTTGGGCTACATGGCCTGGCTCAACGAGTTGGGAGCTATCGCGGTCAGCGCCAGAACCCAGGATATCGACCTGGCGCGCCGGCAGGCGCTAAAACTGGCGGCGCCTCTGTCCTTTCTGGCCACCATGCAGTCCACCGGATTACCGTTCGTCGCCGTGCCGGGACTGCCATCGAACCAGCCTTCCACGTCGATCAAACTACCCGGCACCCAGGGATTGCGGGTCGATGTCCTCGCACCGGGCAATACCCTGGGAGCCGTATTACAAGTGCCAGAGCTCGAATGGGCAGCCCAGTCCATCCCCCACTACGACTACCTTCTTGAAGCGCCCGAACCGGGGGTCGTGCTCGCCGGGGGGCACTGCATTCCGGTACGACTGCCCCAGGCCGCCAGACTGGTCTGGCACAAGCTGTATGCCAGCACCAGCCGACGAGGATTTCCGGAAAAAGCCGCCAAGGATCAACAACAGGCCTTGACGCTGGCAGCGGTGCTTGCGGAAACGGATGCTCAGTCGCTGCAACTGGCATTCAAGGAAGCACCCGAAACCATGGCAAAAAGAATCAGCCCCCTCTACCGCAATCTGGCGAAGAAGCTGGAAGCTCACCAGGCGCTGCGAGACATCCTGATGGAATGCCTGGAGCCATGAACCTGAAAAATTTTGTTTTTTGAGACGAAGCCCAATTCTGCTACCCCCGCCCTTGGGGCGGGGGTCGGGAGATGGGCAGTCCAATTCCCGAAGGATGTGCGAACCCCTCAGCTACACATGAAGCCGCCGTCCACCGCCAGGGCCTGGCCGGTAACGAAGCTGGACTTGGCGGAACAGAGCCAGATCACTGCCTCGGCGATTTCCTCGGCCTTGCCCATGCGGCCGATGGGGCACATGGTATCCAGATGGGCCTTCATGGCCGGGTCCTTGATCAGGGGAGCGGTCATCGGCGTTTCAATCACGCCAGGACAAACCGCATTCACACGCACACCCTGCTTGGCATAACGCAGGGCGCCGGAGCGGGTCATGCCCACCACGGCGTGCTTGCTGGCGCAGTATTCCAGGGTGCCGGAACCGGTCAGGCCCGCAATGGAGGCGGTATTGACGATGGTGCCGCCGCCGTGGGCGATCATGTGTTCGATCTGGTACTTGAGACCGTAGGCCACGCCCATCAGGTTGATGTCGATGACACGGCGGAAGTCGTCCATGTTGATCTCGGGCCTGGAGGTGCTGATCCCGGCATTGTTGAAGGCGCTGTCCAGGCGGCCGAACTTGGCCACGGTCCCTGCCACCAGGGCCGCCACTTCCTCTTCCTTGGTGACATTGCAGAGCATGAACTCGGCCTTGCCACCCGCAGCACGGATCAGGCCGACCGTTTCCTCGCAGCCGGCGGCATTCACATCGGCCACCATGACGGATGCGCCTTCCTTGGCAAATGCGATGGCTGCCGCACGGCCGATGCCACCGCCGGCGCCGGTTACCAGGGCTGCCTTGCCTTCAAACAATAAACCTGCCACGTTGCTCTCCTCTCGAATTGAAAATGAAATTTTGTCGTTCTCATCCGGCCCAGGCTCGGGCCAGGGCTGATTGGGACGGTCGGCCGATCTTAGCCGAAATCCTGCGGGCCACAGCGATGGGTTTGTTCATGTTTATCCCGGCCTCGATACCCAGGCGCCCTGCATCACATTTGATGATCGATTGCCGGAAATAGGCCATGACAAGCACCCATTGCTAGAATTCGGCCGTTTCCATGCGGCCCGCCGCACCCTTTCCGCTGTTCCCCAGGAGATTCCATGCAAACCGAAGCGGTCCTCGTCGTCACCATCGAAGGCAACATTGCCACCCTCACCGTGAACAAGCCCAAGGCCATGAACGTCGTGGACTTCGACATCACCGAGGCCCTGAAGAACGCCTGCCAAACCCTACCCGCCGAGGTACGCGCCGTGGTGCTCAAGGCCAACGGCCCGGCCTTTTCCGGCGGCGGCAACATCCGCTCCATGCAGGAGAACATGGCCGACATCGCGCCCTTCCTGGACCGCCTGATCGACAGCTTCCATGGCGCCATCGCCGCCCTGCGCAACCTGCCGGTGCCGGTGATCTGCGCCGTTCAGGGCGCGGCGGCCGGCGGCGGCCTGTCTCTGGCCCTGGCTGGGGACCTGGTGGTGGCGGCGGAATCCGCCAAGTTCGTGGTGGCCTATCCCAAGCTGGCCGTCTCCTGTGACGGTGGCCTCAGTTACGCCCTGGAGCGGCGCATCGGCCCGGCGCGCGCCCAGGAACTGATGCTCACCAACGCCGCCCTGGGCGCAGCCCAGGCCCAAAGCCTGGGACTGGTGACCCAGGTGGTGGCCGACGACCAGCTTGGCGCGGCGGCCGAAACCCTGGCCAAGAAGATTGCCGCCCTGCCGCCCCAGGCGATCCGGGAGATCAAGGGCCTGTTCAGCGACGGGGAAGCCCTGCGCCAGCGCCTGGACCGGGAAAAGGCCGCCTTCCTGCGCTGCGCCGCCAGGGACGACTTCCGCACCGCCGTGGAAGCCTTCCTGGCACCGAAGAAGGGCTGAGTCCCTCTCAAGGGCCGCCCCGGGGGTTTCCTTGCCCCCGTTGGGGGGCTGCTGCAAGGCGGCCTGGGGGCGCTCAAAACTTCAGCGCCAGCCCCAGGTCGATGGAGCGTCCCGCCCCGGGCACCACGCCCAGGGGCCCCCTGGCGGTAGCCTTCAGGCCTGCCAGGTTGGTGCCCCCCAGGGGCAGTTCGTAATAGCGGTCGAAAAGATTGCCGATGCCCAGGGAAAGGCGAACCGCGGGCGTCCATTGATAGCTGGCATTCAGGTTCACCAGGCCATAGCCCCCCGTGGCTGACTCGTGGCGGCGCTCATCCACCCGGAACTTCCGCTCCACCAGTTGCACGTCCACGCCCTTGCTCCATGCCCCCACGGTCTGCTCCAGGCCCAGGCTCAGGTTGAGGGGCATGACGTGGTAGAGGTCACCGCCATCAGTACGCTTGCCGCGGACGTAGGCCAGGCGGCCGGTAAATTGGCCCTCGCCATAGACCGCGCTGCGCCATGCCAACGCACTCCAGGACAGGTCGAAGCCATGAATCCGGGCGTCATGATTGGCGAAACGCAGCAGGGAGGCCGTGTTGCCGACCACGCTGTAGGGCACGAAGCTGCCCAGCACATCCACGTCGATGTAATTCCGCACATAGCTGTAGTAGGGCGCCAGCTTCACCTCCCAGGCCTCTCCGCCTGCATCCTTCCAGGTGGCGGTGGCGCTCAGGGTATGGGCCACTTCGGGCTTCAGGTCCATGTCGCCGACGTAACCGTTGCCATCCCCGAACCAGCCGATCATGCGCATGGCCATGGTGCCCCGACCCCAGGAATAGCGCTCGTAAAGGTTGGGGGAACGGGTCTTGCGGGCGTAGCCGAACTCGTAGCGGGCGGCAGGATCGGCCTCGTAGCGGACCAGCACAGTGATATCCAGATTGTTGTCGCGCCGGGAACGGTCACGGCCGTTGAAGGCCCTGGCTGCGGCGGCATCGACAGCCTGCATCATGGTGGTCCAGCTATAGGGCTGTGCATCCCCGACATCGGTCTTCACCACTTCATCCCTCAGGCCCATTTGCCCGGACCACCGAGCATCCAATCGGGCATCCCATTCAGCGAAAAAGGCCAGGCGGTCCCGGCGGCCATTGTTCAGATTGACATAGGTGTTGGGACTCATGCCCGTGCCCGCCACCGGCGGCCACCAATCGTCCAGGGTATGACGATGCAGTTCATGGCCCAGGTGCAGCTTGTCGCCGCTGGCCAGGGGAAACTCCCCCTGCACCCGATAGCCGATGTCCTGACCCCGTGTGTTCATGGGCATCTTGCCGCTTTTCTCCTGGGTAAAGAAACCCATGCGATGTTCCGTATCCTGCCAGTAGAACCTGGCGTCGAGCCTGCCCCAGCCGAAGCGGCCGCTGTAGCCCAGATTGGCGGAAACACCATGATTGCCCACCATGTCCATGTACTGGTTGGGATAGCCCTGATAGGGAATGCGCTGCTCGCCCAGCCTCAGGGTCCATTCGTCGTTGTCACCGCGCAGGCCCAGGGTCAGGGACTGGTTGTGGGACTCGTAGAGGGTGTCGAGTACCTTGCGGCCCTTGCCGTCCTGGTAACTCTCGCCCCGATCCACCGAGGCCCCGTAGCCCAGGCTCAGGCTGTCGCTGGCGACGGCAGCGGAGAAGGCCGCGGCGGTTCCGTTATTCACGCTGCGGACCTTGAGGGACAGACTGCCCTCCTTGCGCAAGCCCTCGCCAGCACGGGCAAACACAGGCCTGGAGGAAGCCACCGCGATGGTGCCGACGATGCTGTCGCCCCCCTGACTGACGGGGGTGATGCCGGCCAGGACCTCCATCCGGTCCACCCGGCTCGGATCCATATAGGACAGGGGCGGATTCATGTGGTTGCCGCAGGCGGAGGTGATCTCGGCCCCATCCACCCGGATCTTGATCCGGTCGTCGGCCAGGCCGTGGATGGCCGGCAGGCTGGAGACCCCGCCACCGCTGTAAAGGCTGAGGCCCGGATTGACGCTCAATAGCGTCGCCGTATTACCAGAGGCCTGACGACGCGCCTCCAGAGGGTCATACAGCGCCTGATCCCGTACCCGGACGGTGGGCATGACAATCTCATCAGCGGCCCATGCGCCGAAAGGCAGGGCCATCAGGACGGCAAGGTGGATTCTGCGCATCACAATTCCTCAAGCAAAGTGGCGCATGCTAGGCAAGCTTGCCGGTACCGGGAATGTGGCCAATTGCCGCAGCGGCACTGCCCTCAACGATCCAGGCTGAACTCCACCGGTACCACCACGCTGGCCGCCAGCCGCTGTTCGCCACGCGGCACCGGAAGGAAACGCCAGCGGCGCACCGCCTCCAGGGCTGCCTGATCCAGGGCCGGATAACCACTGCCCTGGCGGATGCTCACCTCCTCCGCCAGACCTTCCGCCGAGACCCGAACCACCAGCACCACGGTCCCCTCCTCCCGGGCACGGCGCGAGGAAGCCGGATAGCGGGGTGGCAGATTGAGGGGCGAGTCCGCGTCAAGACGGGCTGCCACCAGGGGCGGCGCCACGTCAGGAACCACCCAGACCGGCGTGACAACCGACAGGGGAGGGTCCGCCGGTACTGGTACCGGCAAGGCGGCCAGCGCCAACGGTGGCGATGAGGCCGGAGGCAGCTGCGGATCGTGCCGGGGCACTTGCGGAATGGGGCGTAGCGGCGGGGGCGGCGTGATCATGGCCACCTGGAAGGGCACCCGAAGCGCAGGAGCTGACGGGCCTTTCTGCAAGAGACCGGGCAACATCAGTCCATGGACCAATCCGGCCAGCAACAGCGCCGGCAGACGGGACGCTCCCGCCGAGGGATCATCCAGGAAACGGCTGCCTGAAAATTTCAACGGCCCCCTGGCCTCTGCCGCCACCACCACTCCTGCAAACGCTCCCGGGTGAGGGTACCGCTGACGGTCTCCACGGAGCCGTCCCGGCCCAGCAGATGGGTGCGGGGCAGTTCCCCGTACCAGGCCGGGTCCACCTCGTGGCGCAGACGCTCGGGCACGTCGGCGAAGATCCAGGCATTGCCTGCCGGCATGCCGGCCCGGGCGATGACCGGCGCGGCCTGGGGCGCCAGTTCGACACCGTCGGTATTGATGGTGGCCAGGGCGATGCCCCGCTGGCGGCGCAGGAAGGGAGCCAGGGCCTGCATTTCCTCCCGGCAATAGGCGCAGTCCAGTGCCCAGAACATCACCACCGCCGGTCGCGGCAGTTCCGCCACCAGCCGGCCGTAATCGCCCCGGGCCAGGGGCCGCAGCTCCAGGGACTGGGACAGACTCGAGGCGGCCAGCAAGCAAAGACCGAAGAACAGGTGCCTCATGGCAGGGACCATTTCATGAAGCCCTGATCGGCGCTGCGCCAGGCCAGCAACACCTGACCCTTGCCGTTCAGCAATTGGGGTTGGTCGGAGGCGCCCTCGGTCATCGCCACGATGCGCGCCGCTGACCAGTGCTCGCCGCCGTCGCCCGACTCCATCAGTTCCAGCACCGTGCGTTCGCCATCGAAGCGTTTCCAGGCCAGCCACAGGCGTTGGCCCGCGATGGCCAGGGCCGGATGTGCCGCGCCCCGACCACCGAAGGACAGCGGCTTATCCAGAAAGCGGCCGGAGGCATCGAGACGTGAATAGAACAGCCCCGCCGCACCCTCCTTGCCGGAGAACCAGGCCAGGTGACGCACGCCATCGCCGCCGATGGCCAGGGCCGGGCCGTGATGGGGACAGGCATCCACCCGCCAGTCCGATGCGGTGGCACGAACAGGCGCTGACGTTCCGTCCAGAGGCGCCAGTTTGTGGTCCCGCACATTGGGGTCCAGCACGCCCCGCCACAGCCCCCAGGCCCGCCCCTGGGGGTCCAGGGTCAGGGCCAGACGGCAGCATTCGCAGCTGTGGTCGTCGAGCTTGCGGTCGGGACCAAAATGTTCGCCCCCGTCCGCCGAGGAGGAGACATAGATCGCCGCGCCGGCATAGGGCTGGCGCCTGGCCTTGGCATCCTCCTGGTCCCGCTTGTCGATCCAGGCCAGCCAGAGACGACCCTCACCATCCACGATCATGGACTCGAAGCGGTGGGTGATTTCGCGCCGATCGTCGTTCACGGTGCGCGGCGGACTGAAACTGTTGCCTCCATCGATGGAGCGGGCCAGGCGCACCTCGCCGCTATAGGGCTTGCCCAGGGGCCGGGTCCAGCTCACGAAGACCTCGCCCTTGGGACCGAAGGCCAGCTTGGGACGGTTCTCGCCATCGGCCGCCACTATTTCCGGAACAGCATTGACCCGGTGGGCAGTCCCGCCCTCGGGCTGCACATGGACATGCCCCGCCTCGGTCCAGGCCCACCACAAGCGCCCCGCCCCATCCAGGGCGACGCCAGCGGCCAGGGCCGGTTTCAGCCCTGCCTTGACTGGCCCATGCCCTTCACCGGCAAAGGCTCCCAGGGCAAGGAAGGCGAGAATCAGGGAGACGAAACGCATGGTTTCACCAACGCCCCTGGAGGCCCAGATTCACCACCCGGGGCATGCCCGGCGAATAGGTGCCGACACCGGAGCTGATGGAGGCACTCTCGGCATAGCGTCGGTCAGTGAGGTTGAGGACACTGCCGAAGACCGACCATTGGCTGTTTACGGCGACTTCGCCGCGCAGGTTCAGCAGGCTGTGGCCCTCGTAGCGCGCGGTGTTGGCCTGGTCTATCCAGTAGTCCCCCAGACGCCGCCATTCCAGATCCAGCTTGCGTCCGCCCTGGTCGTAGCCCAGACGCAGGTTGGCGATCAGGCGCGGTGCGGTTTCCATTTCCTTGCCGCTGTAGTCGGCAGCGCCGGGAATGCGCCAGGAGCGGTACTGATGGTAGGCCCGGGACAGTGCCCCGTCAGCCCGCCAGCCGCCACCCAGTACCAGGCCCAGGGCCGCCTCGATGCCCCGGTGCAGGGTGCGGCCGGCATTGACCGGCGTGGCGGCGTTGGTCACCGGGTCCTTGTAGCTGAGGATGTCGTCGCGCTTTTCCAGGCGGTAGGCGGAAAGCTCATAGTTCAGGCCGAAGCTGCTGCGGCCCCTGAGGCCGATTTCCAGATTGTCGGCCTTGATGGGTTTGATGCCCAGGGCCGCGTTGGCCGCCGCCTGGGCGGCACTGGCGCTGCTGCTGGCCGAGGGGCGGAACAACTGGCCCTCGGAGGGGGCGCGGAAGGCATGGGAAGCGCTGACATAGCCGCTCATGCCCTCGCTGATTTCATAGGTGGCCCCCAGCTTGGGGCTCCAGTGGCCGAAACTCACCGACTGGCTGGCGGCCTGGCCGTAATAGCGCCCCCCGGCCAACACGGCGCCGCTGATGCTGTTGTCGAAGTCGTAACGGATATCGTCATAGCGCAGGCCCGCCGTCAGACGCAGGCGCTGAGTGGGGGAGAGCTCCAGATGGGCATAGGGCGAGAGGCCCCGGTACTCCACTTGGTAGTCATAGACCGTGGCGCCCCGGGCGTAGGCGCTGTAGCGGCGAGAGGCGCCACTGCCGCTGGCCGTGACGCTGACCGCATTCTCCAGGCGCCGCCCCGGGCTGTTCTCGGCATCCAGGCCCAGCACCAGCCGGGTACGCAAGGGGGCGAAGTCCTGGCGGTACTTGAGCTGGACCCCAAGCGAATGATTGCGGGTGTCATAGACCGTGGGATCGTAGGAAAGAGACCAGTTGGCCAGCAGTTCCATGTCGTCGTAACGCAGGTAGGGCGTCACCGAGAGCAGGGCGTCGCCCAGGGGCCGTTCGTAGGCGGAGGACAGGCGAAAGGCCTGGACCTTGCGGTAGGAAATCGGCGCGTAGTTGCTGCGAGGTTTGTCCTCGTAATCGGCCCGGACCAGGGCGGAACTGCCGGCGGTCTGCTGATCGATGAGGGAAAAGCTGGCCACGGTCTTCAGACTGGCGCCGCCCCCCAGTTCCCGGTCCCAGCGAGCCGTACCGGCCTGGCGCTCGTAGCCGGTGGCGGCGCGCCAGCCGTCGGTGCGGGTCAGATTGAGGCTGCCGCGCCAGGCGTCGTCGCCATGGCGGCTGCCCCCACCCAGCAACAGGCGCTGCCAGCCATAGGGACCGATGTCCAGGGATGCCTCGGCCTCCGGCCCCTGGGGCGGCTTGCGGGTCAGCACATTGACCACGCCGCCGATGGCATCGGAACCGTAGAGGGCACTGCCGGGCCCACGCACCACCTCGATGCCGCCGGACTGAGGGACATTGGTCTCGTACAGGGCGTTGTGGTTGAAAAAGCCCGTGGAGCGCACCGGCACCCCGTCTTCCAGATAGAGATAGACCGGGTTGGTGGTCAGGGGCTGGCGGATCGCCGTCACATGGCCCTCGCCGCCGGTCTGATTGACCCAGACACCGGGAGCATCGCCCATCACCTGACCAGGATGGGTGGGCCGCTTGTCCCGCACCCCATCGCCGTCCAGTACGGTGACGGCGGCGGGCACCTCCCGCAGCAACTGGGCCTCCCGGGTGGCAGTCACCATCACCACGGAAATGGGCCGTTCCTCGGCGCCTGCGTGACTGCCCCATCCTGCTGCCGCCAACAGCAGCCAGCACCCCCTGCGCCTGAAGTTCATCCCGTTCATTTGGTTTTCATGCTGTATTGCAACAGCTGGGATGCTAGCCAAAGGTTCAGGAGCGACACTGCGGCCGATTGTCGCAGTCGAAGATAGGAGACTTGAGCCAATACCTGGCTAGGCAAGTTATCCTTCGTGCTGAGCCCGATGGAACCATCGGGTAACACCCATATCGCAATCACAAAAATAATCCTGAGGAGAACCCATGGCTACGATTCCGTCACCCTTTGATCCCCTGCAACTGGGCCCCATCACCCTGCGCAACCGCTTCATCAAGTCGGGCGCCAACGAGGGCATGGTGGTGGACGGCGCCCCCAGCAAGGCCCTGGTCAAGCATCACCGGGATCTGGCCGCAGGCGGCGTGGGCATGTCCACGGCAGCCTACGGCGCGGTCTCATCCATCGGTCGCACCCTGCCCAACCAGGTGTGGATTCGCCCGGACATCATTCCCGACCTCAAGGCCCTGGCCGATGCGGTCCATGCCGAAGGCGGCAAGATGTCCTACCAGCTCACCCATGGCGGCCTGTTCGTCACCGGCATCAAGGTCCAGGGACGGCTGATGAGCGCCTGCAGCGGCTTCAACAAGGCGGGCTTGCTCTCCGGCAACTGGTGGAGCCGGGCCATGAACGAGGACGACATGGCCCAGGTGATCGGCGAATTCGCCGCCGCCGCCCGGGTCTGCCGCGAAGCCGGGCTGGACGCCGTGGAGCTGCACATGGGCCATGGCTATCTGCTGAACCAGTTCCTCTCCCCCTTCAACAACAAGCGCCGGGACCAGTACGGCGGCAGCGCCGAGAACCGGGCCCGCTTTCCGGCTGCGGTCCTGGCGGCAGTGAAGGCCGCGGTGGGCAAGGACATGGCGGTGCTGGCCAAGATCAACGTCTCCGACGGCGTCAAGGGCGGCGCCACCGTGGAGGACGCCATCGTCACCGCCAACATCCTGGACCAGGCCGGTGCCGACATGCTGGTGCTTTCCGGCGGCCGCAACGTGGAATCCGGCGCCTTCATGTTCGGCAGCAATCACAACGTGGAGGAGATGGAAAAGGTGCTGGGCAAGAAGGCCAGCATCGCCTTCAAGCTGTCCCAGTTCGGCGCCCCCAAGGTGACTTTCAAGGAAATGTACTTCCTCGAATACTCCCGCCAGATCCGCGCCGCGACGAAGGTGGCCCTGGGCTACCTGGGCGGCGCCAAATCCCTGGCCAATGCCCAGACGGCGATGCAGGACGGCTTCGAGGCGGTGGTGATGGCCCGGGCCCTGATCCACGACACCGGCCTGGTGAACAAGTTCAAGAGCGGCGAACTGACCCAGTCCGGCTGCACCAACTGCAACCGCTGCGTGCCCTACATCTACCACCCGGCCGGCACCTGGTGCGTGATGAACCCGCCCAACGACCCGGCCCTGAACCGGGTCCGGGCCGCCGCCTGACGGCAGCAGCATCGGGGACGGGGGTTCCGGGGGCGGAGCGCCGTAGAATGCGCGGCTTCGCCCGTTGCCCGCCCTCCCCCGCCCCATGCCCGCCATCGAACCTGCCGTACTGGCCTTCACCGAGCACGGCACACCCTATTCGGCAAACTACGACGACATCTACCACGCCAGCGTCGGCGGCCTGGCCCAGGCCCGCCATGTGTTCCTGGCCGGCAACGGCCTGCCGCAGCGCTGGCAGGGGCGGGAGCGCTTCGTCATCCTGGAGACCGGCTTCGGCCAGGGGCTGAATTTTCTCGCCACCTGGGCAGCCTGGAAGGCGGACGAACAACGCTGTGGGTGGCTGCATTTCCTGTCGGTGGAAAAACATCCCTTCCGCCGCGAGGATCTGGCCCGACTGCATACCCACTATCCCGAACTGTCACCCCTCGCCCACCAGTTGCAGGCCCACTGGCCGGAACTGACGGCAGGTTTCCACCGGCTGGAGTTCGAGGGGGGGCGGGTGGTGCTGACCCTGGCCCTGGGGGATGCCCTGGAGGCCGTACCCCAGTTCGTTGCCGAACCCGATGCCCTTTACCTGGATGGGTTTTCTCCCACCCACAATGCCGAACTCTGGTCACCCCGACTGCTGACGGAAATCGGACTGCTGTGCCGGCCCGGCACGACCCTGGCCACCTGGACCGTGGCCGGGCCGGTGCGCCAGGCCCTGGCGGCGGCCGGCTTCGTCCTGGAGAAGCGTCCCGGCCTGGCGCCCAAGCGGCAAATGCTGGCGGGGCGCTTCGGCTCCGGTGACGAAAGTATTCCCTCCACCATCGAACGGCAGGCCATCGTGGTCGGCGCCGGTCTGGCCGGAGCCCTTTGCGCCGAGGCCCTGACGCGGCGCGGCTGGCGGGTGGATTTGTTCGAGCGCCGGGAGGCGCCGGCCATGGAAACCTCGGGCAACCTGACGGCGGTGATGCTGCCCATGCTGTCCCTGGACGACAACCGGGCCTCCCGCCTCAACCGGGCCTGCTATCTCCATGCCCTGCGCCAGGTGGCCCAGTGGCGGGCGGCCGGCGCGGAAATCGAGGGGGAGG from the Denitratisoma oestradiolicum genome contains:
- a CDS encoding TonB-dependent receptor; translation: MNGMNFRRRGCWLLLAAAGWGSHAGAEERPISVVMVTATREAQLLREVPAAVTVLDGDGVRDKRPTHPGQVMGDAPGVWVNQTGGEGHVTAIRQPLTTNPVYLYLEDGVPVRSTGFFNHNALYETNVPQSGGIEVVRGPGSALYGSDAIGGVVNVLTRKPPQGPEAEASLDIGPYGWQRLLLGGGSRHGDDAWRGSLNLTRTDGWRAATGYERQAGTARWDRELGGGASLKTVASFSLIDQQTAGSSALVRADYEDKPRSNYAPISYRKVQAFRLSSAYERPLGDALLSVTPYLRYDDMELLANWSLSYDPTVYDTRNHSLGVQLKYRQDFAPLRTRLVLGLDAENSPGRRLENAVSVTASGSGASRRYSAYARGATVYDYQVEYRGLSPYAHLELSPTQRLRLTAGLRYDDIRYDFDNSISGAVLAGGRYYGQAASQSVSFGHWSPKLGATYEISEGMSGYVSASHAFRAPSEGQLFRPSASSSASAAQAAANAALGIKPIKADNLEIGLRGRSSFGLNYELSAYRLEKRDDILSYKDPVTNAATPVNAGRTLHRGIEAALGLVLGGGWRADGALSRAYHQYRSWRIPGAADYSGKEMETAPRLIANLRLGYDQGGRKLDLEWRRLGDYWIDQANTARYEGHSLLNLRGEVAVNSQWSVFGSVLNLTDRRYAESASISSGVGTYSPGMPRVVNLGLQGRW
- a CDS encoding NADH:flavin oxidoreductase; protein product: MATIPSPFDPLQLGPITLRNRFIKSGANEGMVVDGAPSKALVKHHRDLAAGGVGMSTAAYGAVSSIGRTLPNQVWIRPDIIPDLKALADAVHAEGGKMSYQLTHGGLFVTGIKVQGRLMSACSGFNKAGLLSGNWWSRAMNEDDMAQVIGEFAAAARVCREAGLDAVELHMGHGYLLNQFLSPFNNKRRDQYGGSAENRARFPAAVLAAVKAAVGKDMAVLAKINVSDGVKGGATVEDAIVTANILDQAGADMLVLSGGRNVESGAFMFGSNHNVEEMEKVLGKKASIAFKLSQFGAPKVTFKEMYFLEYSRQIRAATKVALGYLGGAKSLANAQTAMQDGFEAVVMARALIHDTGLVNKFKSGELTQSGCTNCNRCVPYIYHPAGTWCVMNPPNDPALNRVRAAA
- the mnmC gene encoding bifunctional tRNA (5-methylaminomethyl-2-thiouridine)(34)-methyltransferase MnmD/FAD-dependent 5-carboxymethylaminomethyl-2-thiouridine(34) oxidoreductase MnmC, which gives rise to MPALPRPMPAIEPAVLAFTEHGTPYSANYDDIYHASVGGLAQARHVFLAGNGLPQRWQGRERFVILETGFGQGLNFLATWAAWKADEQRCGWLHFLSVEKHPFRREDLARLHTHYPELSPLAHQLQAHWPELTAGFHRLEFEGGRVVLTLALGDALEAVPQFVAEPDALYLDGFSPTHNAELWSPRLLTEIGLLCRPGTTLATWTVAGPVRQALAAAGFVLEKRPGLAPKRQMLAGRFGSGDESIPSTIERQAIVVGAGLAGALCAEALTRRGWRVDLFERREAPAMETSGNLTAVMLPMLSLDDNRASRLNRACYLHALRQVAQWRAAGAEIEGEACGVLQIARNEAHSQKQREILARCGFPESYVRFVEQDEASALAGQSVADGGWWFGGGAWWNPPSLCRAALELAGPGLQTHFGVAVDAIEPLTDGGWRVLDAAGHNLAEAPHLVLASAHDLLRLPQSAHLPLFRFRGQVSHLPVGSAQTLRSVVCREGYVSPPRHGRLCVGASFQREGEPGLSEADQQANRARLLSMLPDYEIEAPLATWEGRVGFRPVSPDKLPMLGQLHHPGARPQGRDFSAVERWPGLHVASGYGARGLVWSVLMAELLASQINSDPLPLEAQLAATVDPARFLLRQKFEPGGGEG